The nucleotide sequence TGTCATGTacatcttgttttctttttctttttttggctttgTTCAGTTCCTAAGGCGATAGCATGAGGTGGATAAGAATGGTAGGAACGAGGGTAAGGGTAGTAGGATGGATGGAGGAAAACGAGCACTTGGTGGCTACCATGGAACGTCGGCACAACCTAcagtttcttttgtttcgttGCCTCTCTGGCTCatcctttttcttgtcctGCGTTAGTCATTCTTTTGTATGATAACATGATTATAAACAGCCGTATATGGCACCTATGAAAGGAGTTGAGAGAAATAGTGTTCATATCAAACACTAGGTGATATGCCACCGGTTCACGGCTTTCTTGCGTCGTCCTCACTGACAATCTCGTTCAACATTATAGTGTACTGCACTGGGATTTATTGACGGGTCATTACTAATTGCTCACGCCGTCGGGCATTATAGCAAGAACTATCGTAATTCGCCAAAAATATGAATAAAATTGATGGTGGCTTGTTGACCACGAAAGCAGAATCACTTGATCGCGGAACGATACTGATTGTTGCACCTCCTTCCTCCCCCCTGAAATACTGGGCAGCAGCGCCATGACGAAGACTTTCCGGCACCTTTGTCAGACATCTTTTGTTGCTAATTGACCCCGTTTGCGAAGTTTAATCACCTCGCCAGTCGTTGAACACGCTGCCGTACCTGTTGCGTTCGCCAACGGGGACGATCTTGCCGTCGTACAACTTCGGAATGCAGTCCATGTACCCCATGTCCCCGAGCCCGAGGTTGCACCTCCCAGGCTCCGTGCGCACCGGCGCGTCCGGGTTCATGCGGATTGCCGTTGCGCGCTTGCCGTTCCGACAGGCCAGCACGCCGTCTTTACTCTCTAtgccgccgtcgtcgagcCGCACCGAGGTGGCCCGCTCCTGGCCGTAGTCGTAGCACACGCAGCTGAACACGACCCTGCCGACGGCCAGGTGCCCGTCGGGTCCGCCCGTCTCGAGCTCCGACAGCTCGCACCCCCAGCAGAAGCTGCTAAGCTGGCCGGCCCGTCCCCACCCCAGCTCCAGCGTCGCCGGGTCCACGCCCAGACACTCGTTCAGGTTCAGCGTGTTGACGTACTCGGCCGTTCCGACGTGGCAGGTCGCGGATACGGTGTCGTTGAGGGACAGTCCAGGACGAGACTGCACGAGGGACACGTCGCGGCACTGCTTTAAGCTGCCGCCACTCCCGTCTCCGGCCTGACGGGGTTCCATTGCCGATGAGGCGGTTGCGGTAGTGTCGATTGCTTGCAGGGGGATCCCTAcgactgcggcggcggcggcagggagTGGCAGCAGCCCCAGAGGGGCGAGTGCACGCGTGATTCGCATCCTGACACGCGGGCTTGGCGTATTGTTTTTATTAACCCCCGGGTCTCCtcggaaaggaaacaaaagggATTTTTTACTCAGATCAGACTTTACTGAAGAGATGGGATTGGGTTGAAACCTCACGATGGTGGTGGTCAAGGCGCGTGTTAGAAGGGAGTTGGTGGTGAAAACAATGTTTCTGAAACCAAGTCTAGGTTATTGATCCTAATTTCTGTCTtgtttttcatttttttttcttcatcatCTATCTCTTTTTccattttgtttttgtgaATCCCTCACAAGGGGCTAGGCCTGCGAGTGCGAACCTTGAGCGCATGGCTTGCAGATGATTAGGGCTGAATGCTAGCCTCTCGAAAGCTCGAACTATGAATGGCGCCCTTGAATTCGGGTTGAGCTCGCTTGCTTGTAAAAGGTTTGTTTAGAACATAAGGTAGGGCATATTCTTGGACAAGAAACAACTCCGTACCCACGAGCAAGGGGCAAACTATTTCCTGCATGGATTTTGATCTTGTGATATCCTAGAAGTCGTGAACATCCATCCGATCGCGTACCTTTGCGTACTGTCCATGCACAACGAGGCTTACGTACCCTTCAACTGCCAAGCCAACCTCATGGTCAGTTGTGTCAGCGCCAACAGGAACGGGATATTCGGCGCATATCGGTGGGTAGGTTTTTAGGAGGGCGGTCAAGGGCAGTAAGTGAGTTAGTGCTCCGCCCGTCGAAACTTCCGAGGACCCTGAATCAAGCTGTCAAAGGGTCTCTTGCATGCCCCTCTCTGTGGCGCCCTCCTTGGGAGGGCTTTGAACCATTATGGACAAAGTTTACGTTATTGCGACCGCTTGGGGTCAATTTTTCTCCTAGGGATCGTGGTTGCGTGGGTGAACGCTGTTCTGAACTTCTGAAGTTTCTGATCCATCTGCTGGCAGATATAGTTCCTCCCACTGTATAGTGACAGTACCTACTTCGTACGTACCAAGTACGTACCTGCAGAGCAATTAGTCGTACGTATGCACAACCATAGAACCATAGGATCCTCTCGCCCTTCCCCTCCTCCAACACTCCGTGCTTAAACTGTTCATCTgttggaccctgaaaaaaaaagacaaggaggATCAAAAATCGGGTCGATGCGCTTGGCGGCATGTGCCGAGAGAGCCGAGCGAACAGAGTTCACTTTGAGATGACCAGGGAAGGCCTGCCCGGAAAACGGACGCCGGTATCTAGAGAATAGGTACTGGGACGTGGTATTTACCAACTGTACCTACAAAACTTAGTAGAGTAAAAGCGGTTGTACCGCAGCCGGACTATGTTTGGTTGTTTGGGTACATGACTAGCAATGCCACGTACTTGCGTGGCCAGCCCAACGCGAACAGAGCTAACGTACCTGTCTACAACGCTAAATCTGGAGCGAAACTTGCTACTTCGTACTTGCTCAAAGGCGCATTTTTTTAAGGCTTAGTCTGAGAGGGGCAAGCGGCATGTCGAGTGTTTGTTTCGACGGGGGCGCTTGGGCTGCCACTATATCCGTACTAGAGCCAGAGCTTGGGGGTATCTAGCTTGCTAGTTGTTACTTCGTGGGAGGCTGGCTCGCTGGCTAGGTACTCTGTAGGCTATGGCCCCTACCTACTCCTGTGAACCCCTGAGCGGTGCGCGATTGACTTGAGGCTGTTTTTGGCATCTCCGCGCCGCACACAAACTCAAAAAAAGTATCACTACTAATTACCAGTGGTACTATATACGTTGACAGTTTTTACAGATGACAAACGAATCAGATCAGCGAAAATTTTGGGTGGAGCCGCAGGCGATGATCGGCACAAAATGGACAAAAAATCCCCCCCAATGCTTCCACAGATCGCATCGACCGCAGAAGAGCGGCGACCAGCCTGCAAAGTGGTCCCACTAAAGAATGTGGGGTTTCTGGCCTTGGCATATTTGTTAATATGCCGTGATTGGTGTTGAGACCCAATCTTGTGGGGGTATCCCGACAGGAGATTTGGTAACAGTGGAGAGCTTTACCTTGCATCCCATCTCCGCGCGTTTGCTTCTTTTGGTTGGGACCAGGGGGAACCTTTCCACACAGACAGTGTAATCGCTTTTGAATGTTGTTCCGCCACCTAACCGGCACGGTAGGTGGGCGGGCGAGGAACTTGGGAGTCTAGAAAATCGTAATCCATGGAAGGTACCTACGTACAGTAACTGCGTAGACTACCTAGTCATTTGTTTCTGTTCTCTATCGATCCAAAACATCTTGGAAGAAAGCCGAGAAAGACAAGAAACACGCAAGATGCGAGCCAAGATGTGTGTGTGGTGCCGGGACTTTTTGACCGCATCATCATTTGCAATAGACACGGACGTGACGACTCCTCACCTGCATGGTTGGTCTGAGGCGATGAATGATTATTAAGAGAATCACGGCAGTaccagtacagtacagtacggCTTTGATTGATCATTCGACAGGAAAATGGGGTTGGTTGCACCAACGGCGAAGAGAGAGGGTGGAAGATGCGTACAGTACTGTGCTGTACTGTAAGAGCATGGACACCCCATATCCAATACTGGGATCAATTTGCAACTTGATTTTGTACGGTACATGTAGaaacaagtttttttttttttttgggctaCGGGAATTATGGAAAAATGGACGTTATTTCAGTCTCGATCGTGATCAGAAACAATTTCCAGGCATGTCAAAGACATAATAGTATTCCGCCTCGCATTCGAATTGTTCCGATTCTCGTGCTGTACCCGTAGTTCCCGTCGCGAGGCGAAGAAGCATGCACCCCTGCCAGATTTTTCTCTTCAAATTGATACGCCGAGCGGCCCAGAGCAGCCCATTCCAGAGCGTGGCCCCCCGGGTCTAGACCATCCCCATTTTGGATTGATTCCACCCTACCACATCAAGGAATGGGATGAGCTATCGCCCGCCGCCCGTTCAGCTCCGACACACCTACCTTTGCTGTACCGTAAACACGCCTTGCCCCCGACCGTGGTTTTGATGTGTCTTGCCTCTCCAAAGCGTGCGTGCACTTGGGGTTCTTCTTTTCTATCTCTTTCGGGAGGAATGGAAAGCGCCGAATTTTCTCCATCATCAGTAGCAGAAAACACGGCACGTCGATAGTCTACGACAATCGACGTCAACGGCTCCGCAGCCCTACCAGTTGCATTTGTAAATGCGCGAGCGTTGATCCCTCCCTAGTCTCAATTCCTAGCTAACTGTCCGACCGAACCATTCGAAAAGCAAACCCCAACCAGCCAACCAACCCGGCCGCTGCGCTACTGTGAGAAAAAACATCTTCGGTGCCGCAAGGTCACGCAGGTTAATTGCCCTGACAGAAGGCACGTCAAGGCAAGACATTGTCTGTCACTCCCACGACCACTTACTGTGTGTTCGATTCCTGGACCACGCCGGATCAATTGTTACCGCGCATCTCGTTGTTCTTGCCTTGGATACACGTTCTTTTGATCGTTCGTCCAAGGCCCAGCACAGCGGTTGGTCGACACCATTTGCCGTCTGTTGAATCGAGTTTTTGCCGATCCCAGTTACTCGCCACATCATCCCACGCGAACAAGCGAAGACGACGAGACGACccccgaggacgacgaccacGCCGACTTGGCCTTGCCGCGAAAGTCTGCCACTGAACGAAacctttgttttgttttcgggGAGACTTGAAGCCGGCCTGGCTTTCGGCCCCACGATATGCATTCGGCACACATAACTCTGGAACTTTCTTCATAGTCTCGGCCTGCCAGGTCCGCAGCAACGCAGCCATGAGGATCGCCATCCGCGAGCAGCTCGCCCTGCTCGTCGTGTTGGCCACTCTGGTTGCCCTTGCTATCGTCTCGATACCTGTCTGGATATATGTTCACCAATTCATAATTGGCGTTCAAGAAAATGCCCTCAGCTTGACTGCGTCACTCAAAGCTGCTCGCATAGCCGCCGAGATCGACCTCCTGCAGACGACATGCTCTACCATCGCTTCCCGGGTACTGGTTCAGCGTGCGCTGTTGAACTTTTACAATGGGTCTTCGTCGCCAAGCTTGTGGGATGAAGCCAGGATTGATGTTGAAAACGCGCTCAACTTACCTGGCCAGCCCGATCTCTTGCAAGCTCGCATCTACTCCCGGAACTCGACGGGGTCCTCGTCAACTGGTCTTATGGCGACCACATCGACCATGTTCCACGACATCAAACTTCCATACAACAAACCCGATGGTACTTCTGCAATGCTGGGCAACGACAGCTACGGCTTCCCGCCTATGCTTTACCCCAATATTACATACACGGACACGGGCGAGCCGAGTCCCATCGCTCCCGATACGAACATATTCTTCGCCGATGCATTTCCCGGAATACGCCTGACGCAGGGGCTGTTCCTTGGCCCTCTTGTCATCAATGATACCTACGCCCTGGTCTCGCTCACCGTCGCCGTCCGGGGCAACGCCGACAAGCTTATTCTCGGCTACATGACCCTCGTTGCTTCGGCATCGAATCTTATCCTCATCAGGAACTCCCCCGAGGGGCTCGGCAATAGTGGGCTGACGCTCTTGTTTGGACCTAATGAGACGTATAATAGGTTCAACTATACCGACCCTCCGGTGACCAACAGCACTTACAAGATCCCAGACACTTTCAAATTTGCCAAGACAAAGATACACTTCGTACTGCCACCTACGAAGCCAAACGGCACAGCTGACCGACATCTTAAGCACAGCTTTGACAGCGGTAATTACAACGAAGAGTTTGAGCTCGGGAGTTATCCTGCCGTCTTCGAAAGTTTGACAACGTTCAACCGACGGGCTGTCAATAACGCCATGGCAAACCTTTGGACGACTAACGAGCAAGGGGTAGACGTGTCGGTTGGTACGGCGCGGCCAAAATCGCAGTACGTCGACTGGGTGGTTGTGGTGGAGCAAGACAGGGCCGAAGCGCTGCAGGCTATAACTACTCTGCGAACCATCTTGCTTGGTTGTGTGTTTGGCGCCGCTGGCCTCATGTTCCTACTCATCTTCCCTTGCGCGCACTTTAGTGTGCGACCGATTCGCGATCTCAAGATTGCAACGGAAAAGTCGATAATGCCTCCAGGCTATGACGATTATCACGGCGGTACGAGTGAGAACCCCGGTTCTGGGGTCCTTTCATCACTTTCAGAAAAGGGATGGCTCGGAGCCATTATTAGGAGGACGAGGCATAAGCTAGGGATTCCCGCCAGGAGACAGCGGCGGGAATCTGATCAGGACGAAAGCCTGACACAGCGTCAAGTGTTCAAGATTCCTGGAAAGGTTCAGGATCGCAAACACTACATAACAGACGAGCTGACAGAGCTCACTACCACTTTCAACGAGATGACGGATGAACTTTACAAACAGTACTCGTCCCTTGACGACAAGGTCGCCGAGAGGACGAGGGAGCTTGAGATCAGTAAAAAGGCCGCAGAGGCGGCCAACGAGAGCAAGACGCTCTTTATCGCAAACATTTCACACGAGCTCAAGACGCCTCTCAACGGCATCATGGGCATGTGCGCCGTGTGCATGGAGGAGACGGACGTTACGCGCATCAAACAATCCCTCAAGACGCTCTACAAGTCTGGCGACTTACTGCTGCACCTCCTTGAGGATCTTTTGAGCTTTTCAAAGAACCAGATCGGACATCAGATCAGCCTGGAAGAGCGAGACTTCCGCTTGGGCGATATTCGGCAGCAGCTTTTGTCGATCTTTGACAAACAGGTTCGCGAGAGCGGCACGCACTTCACGGTGGAGTTTGTGGGTCACGATATACTCGACTTTTACCAGTACCCAATCAGTTCTGAAAGGCAAAGCATGGAAAAGACAAGACTGCCTGCTCTCGGGCCTGCGGGTGCCGGCAGGTTGAAGGACATGTGCCTGTGGGGAGATCAACACAGGATTCTCCAGGTGATCATCAACCTGGTCAGCAACAGCCTGAAGTTCACACCTTCAGGAGGCAAGGTGCAACTAAGGATACGATGTGTAGAAGAGATCGAGCAGATCAACGCGACCGGCGACAACAGTCGCTCTTCGTCATTTTCGAAGAGCGGATCCGCAAGGCCAGGACGCCCACGGCACCGGGTAGGCTCGTCGTCAGCACAATCGGCAGCCTCAACCAAGGGCGTCTCAACGCCAGGCACGACAGGAACTGCGCTGGCCATCAACCCGATGGACCCCAAAACTGTACCACACATCCAGGTACGCGAGCGGTCCCTGTCGCCGCCTCCACCAGGAGCCAAGGCCTTCCTGTTCGAGTTCGAGGTTGAGGACTCTGGTCCTGGTATACCAGAGCATATGCAAGCCCGTGTGTTTGAGCCTTTTGTACAGGGCGACTTGGGACTTAGCAAGAAGTATGGAGGCACCGGGCTAGGGCTGAGCATTTGCCAGCAGCTTGCCACGCTGATGGGTGGAAACATTACGCTGAGGAGTACTGTTGGTGTTGGGTCGGTCTTTACGATGAGGATACCGCTGAAATACGTAAAGGACAGGTAAGTTCCACAGTTTGATCgcattttttccccttttacTACGGCTACATACTAACAGGCAACAAACTATCAGACCATCCAGCACAGCCTCTAGCAGCATAAAGTCTCGCCCACAGAGCTTGGTCTCTACTGATGGTGACACCACCAACGTGCGTGTGGTATCACATAGCAAGTCTGCTCCAGACGGAAAGCACGCTTCAGTATTAGACAACAAGCCGCGCCTCGTAGGACTGAGCCATCCGTTCTTCTCGCCAACCCAAGCGACGGCACCAAAGCTATCGACAGAAGATCACAAAGCCAACTTGAACGAAAAGATTGCCAAGGCAGTCGCGGCAAAAGGCGGCAACAAGCTTCGCGTTCTCGTCGCCGACGACAACTCAACAAATGTCGAGGTCGTTTCCAAGATGCTTCGGTTAGAGCACGTCTCTGACGTCACGGTCGCCTCGGACGGGCAGGAAGCCCTAGAGGTGGTGAAGGCTAACATGGAGAACAACCTCTACTTCGATCTCATCTTCATGGACGTGCAGATGCCCAACCTGGACGGATTACAATCCACGCGGCTGATCCGGCAGATGGGCTACAGCGCACCCATCGTGGCGCTGACAGCCTTCAGCGAGGAGAGCAACGTCAAGGAGTGCATGGAGAGCGGAATGAACGAGTTCTTGGCCAAGCCTATCCGCAGGCCCGCGTTGAAGCAGGTCTTGCGGAAGTTTGCCACCATTCCTGAGGAGCCCGAAGATGGCCGGCGGACGACACCACCTACGAGTGCCAAAAACGTCGTTACCGATTCCCACGGGACCAAGTCATCAGTACGCACTGAGGTTGCCGAGACGAAACGCGAAGACCTGCCAAACGGCAACGGCAATGCTGTAGTCGGGCCGGataacaacagcagcagcgtctTGATCTCCAAGCCTCCATTACCTCCTATGAACGGTGCTGCTGTGGCGACGTGATCACCATTCGACTGCATTGTTTGATTTTTACATGGAATCTGCTTCTTCATGAGCCCTCTGCTTTTTATTTATCTCGTCTGTCGTCTGGATACCCCTATAAGCAACATGGCGAACCCCTGAACCCTGGTCGTCTGCGTTTACTGTTTACTTTGATCAATCACCTGTCTACTGACTCTATTATGGTCTGTGGAATTCATGA is from Pyricularia oryzae 70-15 chromosome 2, whole genome shotgun sequence and encodes:
- a CDS encoding osmosensing histidine protein kinase SLN1 gives rise to the protein MRIAIREQLALLVVLATLVALAIVSIPVWIYVHQFIIGVQENALSLTASLKAARIAAEIDLLQTTCSTIASRVLVQRALLNFYNGSSSPSLWDEARIDVENALNLPGQPDLLQARIYSRNSTGSSSTGLMATTSTMFHDIKLPYNKPDGTSAMLGNDSYGFPPMLYPNITYTDTGEPSPIAPDTNIFFADAFPGIRLTQGLFLGPLVINDTYALVSLTVAVRGNADKLILGYMTLVASASNLILIRNSPEGLGNSGLTLLFGPNETYNRFNYTDPPVTNSTYKIPDTFKFAKTKIHFVLPPTKPNGTADRHLKHSFDSGNYNEEFELGSYPAVFESLTTFNRRAVNNAMANLWTTNEQGVDVSVGTARPKSQYVDWVVVVEQDRAEALQAITTLRTILLGCVFGAAGLMFLLIFPCAHFSVRPIRDLKIATEKSIMPPGYDDYHGGTSENPGSGVLSSLSEKGWLGAIIRRTRHKLGIPARRQRRESDQDESLTQRQVFKIPGKVQDRKHYITDELTELTTTFNEMTDELYKQYSSLDDKVAERTRELEISKKAAEAANESKTLFIANISHELKTPLNGIMGMCAVCMEETDVTRIKQSLKTLYKSGDLLLHLLEDLLSFSKNQIGHQISLEERDFRLGDIRQQLLSIFDKQVRESGTHFTVEFVGHDILDFYQYPISSERQSMEKTRLPALGPAGAGRLKDMCLWGDQHRILQVIINLVSNSLKFTPSGGKVQLRIRCVEEIEQINATGDNSRSSSFSKSGSARPGRPRHRVGSSSAQSAASTKGVSTPGTTGTALAINPMDPKTVPHIQVRERSLSPPPPGAKAFLFEFEVEDSGPGIPEHMQARVFEPFVQGDLGLSKKYGGTGLGLSICQQLATLMGGNITLRSTVGVGSVFTMRIPLKYVKDRPSSTASSSIKSRPQSLVSTDGDTTNVRVVSHSKSAPDGKHASVLDNKPRLVGLSHPFFSPTQATAPKLSTEDHKANLNEKIAKAVAAKGGNKLRVLVADDNSTNVEVVSKMLRLEHVSDVTVASDGQEALEVVKANMENNLYFDLIFMDVQMPNLDGLQSTRLIRQMGYSAPIVALTAFSEESNVKECMESGMNEFLAKPIRRPALKQVLRKFATIPEEPEDGRRTTPPTSAKNVVTDSHGTKSSVRTEVAETKREDLPNGNGNAVVGPDNNSSSVLISKPPLPPMNGAAVAT